TTTGCTTCTTAGCTGTGTTTGGATTGATCCAGATAGGGCTATCGCTCATGAGGTCATTTAAAAATGGCACTGCTTGGGTGTGACCGTTGGTATGAATAGGCGTTTTACCGCAAGTTAAGCAAAGCTCGTGTCCGTCAAATGTGTCCATATCTTTGTCATTTAGCGCGCCATATCCTGCAAACTGCGCCTCGACATCAGGCAAAAATAGCTCTATCTTGCCGCTTTTTGTTTTAAGCTTAGCCATATCATCCATTAGGCCATTTTCGCCTACAAATTTAGATGCGACTGGATATTTAGTGACAAATTTATCGATCATGCCCTTTTCTCTAAACAAAATTCCCGGCTCATCCCACGTGATAAAACCATCTTTTTCCAGCGTAGCAAGTAAATTTACATCTCCACCAGCTTGTTGCATCCTAAACTCACGTATGTCGTTCCAAGTATAAAGCTCATCTATCTTCATGCGGCGTGCTAGCTCTCTAAAGATAAACGCCCCATCTCTTGTGTCGCCAACTGGATCAATAACTTTATTTCTTATCATATAAGCTGGCTTTAGACCTGACTTATCCTCTATGCCCTCGTCGCGCTCTAGGTAGCTACTCTCAGGCAAGATGACATCAGCAAAGGTCGCCATATCGTTTAGATAAACATCACTTACCACGATAAAATCAAGCTTCTTCATCGCCTCTATGCTCTTCATCGTCTCAGCAACATTTATTAGGTGATTAAAGCGAATGTTAAACCAGCCTTTTATGGCGTATGGCTTCTCGTTTAAGATAGCGTCATTTATATCCATCAAAACGCCATGTTTTCTGCTTACAAATTTATGCCTACCAGTCTCGCCAGCGAAGTCAAGTCTAGTGACTTTTGGCACTTTAAATTTCTCATCTGGATTTTTAAGAACTGGAAATTTATCCTCACCAACTAGCTTGTTAAAGGTTTTTGCATTTTTACCACCAAAAAGACCGCCTTTAACCTCCCAGTTGCCCATCATCGCATTTGCCACCATGATGGCTTTTGTCCTCATGTATTCAGCTTTTGTGGTGGTTGTCTTATGCCCAAAATCAAAAATAACTCTTGGAGCAGCTTTATAAATTTCATCAGCGATGCGTCTAACGTCACTTGCTTTTATGCCGGTGATCGCCTCTTGCCATTCAGGCGTTTTGCCCTCTACGCTTTTAACGATCTCATCAAAGCCAATTGTAAATTTTTCTATAAATTCTTTATCATAAGTGCCATTTTGTATCCATGTATTTATGATGGCCAGTACAAAAGCTAGGTCAGTGCCAGGTCTAACTGGCAGCCACTCATCAGCCTTTGAAGCCACCACGCTAAATCTTGGCTCAAGCACAAGTAGTTTTGTATCTTTTTTAGCTGCAAATTTAGCAAGCTTTTTAGCATCGGCTATGACGATGCCTTCAAAGAGATTGTGACCAAAATTTACAATATATTTTGCATTTGCAAAGTCTCTTTTTAGCTTAGCTATGCCATACATTTGCTCGCAGACCATTTGATATGTGATAGGACAGCATGAAAAGTGTGAAAAGCAGTTTGGCGAGCCGTAAGATGAGGCAAAATTTACCATTAGCTTATGTGTTTGCGAACTTTTACAGGTAAATACAAAGCTTTCTGGGCCATACTTTTGCTTTATCTCAAGCATTTTTGAAGCAACTAGATCAAGTGCTTCGTCCCAGCTGGCCTCGCGCCACTTATTTTCGCCCCTCTCTCCAACCCTGATCAAAGGCTTTTTGACTCTATTTTCGTCATAAAGCTGACTAAAACCAGAGCCACCTCTTGCACAAAGCGAAGTTACCGTACCGCCAGCTTTTGGATTACCGCTTAAGAAGCAAATTTTATTATCAACGACCTTTGCTTCAATAGGGCATCTTGAAGAGCACATCTCGCAAAAGCTACGGACGTACTTCTCATCTTGCTTTGCAGCATTTTCTAAAGCACCACCCGGTAAGGACGATGCAACCATACTAACTCCAGCACCGAATTTTAAAAATTCTCGTCTATTTAAGCTCATCTTTCTCCCTTTAAAAGATATTTGCCTTTAGTTATTCTAGTATTTAAAGTTGAAAATAAAATTAAATTTTACTTAATATTTATATTTAGATTTTTAGTTTTAAAAAATGAGCATTCTAATATCAAAATAAGTAAAATTCTAAAAATGATAAATTTAATTAGTATAATTTTTAACGCAATCTTATAAAAATTTTGAATATAAAATTTTGATTAAGGATTTTGAATAGAAATTAAAAAATTT
This genomic interval from Campylobacter concisus contains the following:
- the phsA gene encoding thiosulfate reductase PhsA; translation: MSLNRREFLKFGAGVSMVASSLPGGALENAAKQDEKYVRSFCEMCSSRCPIEAKVVDNKICFLSGNPKAGGTVTSLCARGGSGFSQLYDENRVKKPLIRVGERGENKWREASWDEALDLVASKMLEIKQKYGPESFVFTCKSSQTHKLMVNFASSYGSPNCFSHFSCCPITYQMVCEQMYGIAKLKRDFANAKYIVNFGHNLFEGIVIADAKKLAKFAAKKDTKLLVLEPRFSVVASKADEWLPVRPGTDLAFVLAIINTWIQNGTYDKEFIEKFTIGFDEIVKSVEGKTPEWQEAITGIKASDVRRIADEIYKAAPRVIFDFGHKTTTTKAEYMRTKAIMVANAMMGNWEVKGGLFGGKNAKTFNKLVGEDKFPVLKNPDEKFKVPKVTRLDFAGETGRHKFVSRKHGVLMDINDAILNEKPYAIKGWFNIRFNHLINVAETMKSIEAMKKLDFIVVSDVYLNDMATFADVILPESSYLERDEGIEDKSGLKPAYMIRNKVIDPVGDTRDGAFIFRELARRMKIDELYTWNDIREFRMQQAGGDVNLLATLEKDGFITWDEPGILFREKGMIDKFVTKYPVASKFVGENGLMDDMAKLKTKSGKIELFLPDVEAQFAGYGALNDKDMDTFDGHELCLTCGKTPIHTNGHTQAVPFLNDLMSDSPIWINPNTAKKQNLRDGDMVVVKNKFGEQKGKLMVTEGIREDTLFVYHGFGHITPALNSINHVGLNTSVLLDPAEGPVAATMVTNVGVSISKA